A region of the Candidatus Cloacimonadota bacterium genome:
TCTTCCTGATAAAATCTTTTGCCGTACATACACTGCCGAATCAGAGCTTCTCCACCAGCCAGGTTCATGTCCGGCTCCACCCACATTGCTCCCTGAACTTCCCACCTGCCATCGGCAATTGCCTGCTTAACTCGCTCGTAAAGCTGCGGATAATCGGTTTTTATCCATTCATAGAGTTGCGGTTGGGAAGCACCGAATTTATATTCGGGATATTCTTCCATCAATTTGAGAGCTGTGGCAAAAGTTCTGCCGCCTTTTCTTTTTGTTTCCCGCACTGGCCAGAGCCAGGCCAGATCAAGGTGTGCGTGACCGATGGAATATGCCGTCAAAGAACTTGTATTGGCAGGGTTGGAAAGCAGATCGGAAGTGATTTCCAGACATTTTCCAATCCCTTTGCCATCGTTCCAGGCATTGCAAACTTCGTTCAAACCATAAATAATTTTATTGCGTCGAGGTGAATTCTCCTGCAAAGATTCAAACAGATTTATCAGCACTTTCAAGTCCAGATCAAGTTTGATAATATCACGATTTACAATAACTATTTCTGCCTGCTGCAGACGATAATCATTCTGCCCGGAACCAAAAAGTCCATTTGCTCCAGCTTCTACCAATAGATCAACTTCTTCTCCGCCTTCCGCGTTATCAAAAAGCGGTACAAAATATTTTCCTGATCGCAAATCCCAATGAATTTTGTTGGTTAGACCCAGCCAGGGAGAACCATCTTTCCACACGCATCCTTCCCCGTTCAGATCGAAGAGAGCACCTACTTCTTTACCCCGGAATTCTGTTGGAATTTTTCCAACAAATTTAAACCAGGCACAACCCCAGAGTTCGCCCCATTCTTCACCAATTTTTATTGCTTTGAATTCTGATTTCAGAGCAGTTCCGTAGGGAATCGGATCGATTTTATCATAAATAAAAGAAGCGGAAAGCGGCTTGGGATCGGTATATCTGAGTTTATTGATTCTATCGGCAAAACGCTGGATGCGCTGAATATAAATTTTTTCTCTCTGCATTTAAAACACCTTTATTAATTATTATGGAATGAAAATGAAAAAGGGAAGTTTGATGGCAAGGAAATTCAACCACGAATTTCACAAATTGTCACTTAAAGTAGCTCACTGATTTGCACAGATGAACACGGATAGTATTCTTAACATTGAACAAATACAAATTTATATCTTATGAGGATTTTCTAATATAGACTTTCTGAAGAATCTGTTTTAATAAATGACAAAATGTCCCTAATCAGCATTTTTTTTGAGATAAAATAGATTTGTTCTAAGTTATGAAAAGAGTCTTGCGATAAGTCGGATATGATCTATTTTAACTGTATCGAAGGTTCACGCTTCTCTCGACATTGTGATGAAATAATTTGACACTCAAACCTTGCGAAGGTCGATCAAGCAAGAAGTTCGAATACCTACGCAAGGTATCCTTGATTCTTAAGCCATTTATATGCTTCCCGTTTGCTCAGTTTTGGCCGTTCATTATTTTCCACAAAATTGATAACAGCATCTGCATCGGTTTTAGAATATTCCCGCAAAGCCCAGCCGATCGCTTTTTGAATGAAAAATTCATCACTTCCTGCCAGGCTCATAATTATTCCACCCAGCAGCATAACATCGGTTTTTTCTTTGTAATGAAGCTGGAATAAAAGGCAGGTTCTCTGCAGCCACATATTTCCGCTTTTCATCCACTTTCCAATGTACTTGTCTCGTAATTCCGGGAACCTTTTAAAATGCTCTCCAACCAGCCAACTGGCAATGCCATCCACACTGTCCCACCATGATTTTTCTTTGATTAAGAATTCGTAAAGCTGGATGAAATCCTTATCCACTTTGTCTTTGAATTTTCGCAAAAGTCCAATCGCAAAATATTGATATTCTCTTTCCGGCAAATCCCAAAGCTCCCGAATAATTCCCTCCAATTCAGATATTTCGGGATAGCCGTTTTTTTTGAAAAATTCTTTCGAAAGTTCTTTTCTCAAGGGTGTTTTTATTCCTAAATACGGAAACAGATTTTTCATGTATTTTTTCATTGGTTCCGCATTAGCTGGATCGGCTTTTTGGCGGAAGGTAGCGATCAGGGGATTTAAATATTTATTCATTCTATTCCTTTCCTTCTTCGATTTTCCAATTTTCTCTCTCGATCAATTCTTCATACATATCATAAATATGAGTATAGTTTTTGATAATTGTGTTTTTGAAGGTGATCTCCTGATTACCAGCATAGATTAATCCACCACATTTATGTTTGTCCGAAAGTTTGCGAAAGAAATTCAATCCTTTAAAAAAGGAATCATTTAACGATTGGCCGGATTTGATTTCCACTGGAACGGCACCAAAGCCAGTTTCGATGATCAGATCAATTTCGTTCAAATTGCTATCTCTGAAAAAATAGTAATTATTCCTTTGAGCACGATGAAAATGATATTTTGTAAATTCTGACATTACAAAAGTTTCAAAGATCTCCCCTCTCAGCGGATGGGTTTCCAATTGTTTTTCAGAATGAATTCCAAGCAAATAACATACTAATCCTGTATCAAAAAAATATAGTTTAGGTGAACGAATAATCCTTTTTTTCATATTTTTGAAATAAGGTCTAAACCTATAAAGAATAAAACTGGCTTCAAGAATTGTTAGCCATTCTTCGACTGTTGGTTGAGAAATTCCACATTCATTTGCCAAAGATTCTTTATTCAATATTCTCCCTGTTCTTCCAGCACATAAATTTAAGAAATTTTGAAACTTAGTTAAACTTGCAATGTTTTTTATTTGTCTCACATCTCTTTCGACATATGAAGTAACATATGACGGATAGTACTCTGAAGGTGGAATTTTCCTATCAAATATTGCCGGATACATACCATTGAATAGAACTTCTTCAAGTTTTATTGAATTCTGTTTATAGAGCTCTTTATAAGAAAATGGAAGTAGTTTTATGGTTGCCATTCTTCCTGCCAAAGATTGTGTAATATTGTGCATATATTCATATTGATTACTACCAGTCAAAATAAACTGGCCCATCATTTTTTTTTTATCAACAATTACTTGAATGTAGGAAAAAAGATCCGGAACACGTTGCACTTCATCAATTATTACTCCATTATCATATTGCTGAAAAAACCTGTACGGATCATCTGTTGCTAATTTTCTATTCCTAGGATCTTCCAAACTAACATAAGGGTAATTTTTATATGCTGCACGAACAAGCGTTGATTTCCCTGATTGTCTTGGTCCCGTCACACTAACAACAGGAAAATAGGTTGCTAATCTTTTAAGTATGGCTGCAGATTCTCTTATAATCATTACCCCCCCTATTTTATGCAATATCAATTTCCAAACTTATAATTACATAAATTTTGTCAACTTCTTATTCTTCATTCTTTTGTAAACCTCGATTTGTTAAGATCAATTGACAGATTATTTCCT
Encoded here:
- a CDS encoding alpha-mannosidase 2c1, which gives rise to MQREKIYIQRIQRFADRINKLRYTDPKPLSASFIYDKIDPIPYGTALKSEFKAIKIGEEWGELWGCAWFKFVGKIPTEFRGKEVGALFDLNGEGCVWKDGSPWLGLTNKIHWDLRSGKYFVPLFDNAEGGEEVDLLVEAGANGLFGSGQNDYRLQQAEIVIVNRDIIKLDLDLKVLINLFESLQENSPRRNKIIYGLNEVCNAWNDGKGIGKCLEITSDLLSNPANTSSLTAYSIGHAHLDLAWLWPVRETKRKGGRTFATALKLMEEYPEYKFGASQPQLYEWIKTDYPQLYERVKQAIADGRWEVQGAMWVEPDMNLAGGEALIRQCMYGKRFYQEEFGIDVKNLWLPDVFGYSAALPQILKKCGVDVFMTQKISWNETNIFPHHTFYWEGIDGTKILTHFLPTNDYNLANLPSQMIASEKRYAQNDVSDEFLNLYGIGDGGGGPSFEHIEMGLLQQNLEGVPRFKFAFAKEFFDKIAEIPAEKLPTWVGELYLELHRGTYTTQSLMKKHNRKLEQKLHDVEFLGVLAGEL
- a CDS encoding DNA alkylation repair protein codes for the protein MNKYLNPLIATFRQKADPANAEPMKKYMKNLFPYLGIKTPLRKELSKEFFKKNGYPEISELEGIIRELWDLPEREYQYFAIGLLRKFKDKVDKDFIQLYEFLIKEKSWWDSVDGIASWLVGEHFKRFPELRDKYIGKWMKSGNMWLQRTCLLFQLHYKEKTDVMLLGGIIMSLAGSDEFFIQKAIGWALREYSKTDADAVINFVENNERPKLSKREAYKWLKNQGYLA
- a CDS encoding ATP-binding protein codes for the protein MILHKIGGVMIIRESAAILKRLATYFPVVSVTGPRQSGKSTLVRAAYKNYPYVSLEDPRNRKLATDDPYRFFQQYDNGVIIDEVQRVPDLFSYIQVIVDKKKMMGQFILTGSNQYEYMHNITQSLAGRMATIKLLPFSYKELYKQNSIKLEEVLFNGMYPAIFDRKIPPSEYYPSYVTSYVERDVRQIKNIASLTKFQNFLNLCAGRTGRILNKESLANECGISQPTVEEWLTILEASFILYRFRPYFKNMKKRIIRSPKLYFFDTGLVCYLLGIHSEKQLETHPLRGEIFETFVMSEFTKYHFHRAQRNNYYFFRDSNLNEIDLIIETGFGAVPVEIKSGQSLNDSFFKGLNFFRKLSDKHKCGGLIYAGNQEITFKNTIIKNYTHIYDMYEELIERENWKIEEGKE